The Cyanobium sp. Tous-M-B4 DNA window CAGTGCTTGCACTTCGGCCTCGTGTTCGCCCCGTAATCCGGCCTCAATTACTTTTCGCAATTGACGGTTGAGGCCCAAGACGATCTCCTTAGTGGGTGGGGTTTGGTAGTGAGTATTTTACGTCAATCGCCTAGCCTGATCAGGCGGGCAGCATCGCTGTGATGCGTTCCAAGGGGGTTGGTGTCACGCTGAGCTGGCCTCGGGCAAGTTTATACAAGTCGTGATCGCCGTAAAATAGCTCCACGTCCTCTCGGTAGCGCTCTCTAGCGAGGCTGATCAGGTTTTCGTCGCTGAAGTGGGCGGTAAGGTCAGTCTCGCCAGCTCTGCGCACGTTTTTACTGGGTAACTTGCCAAGTGCTGGCAAACCAGCTTGACGCATGCGACGGCGTAGCAGCTGCCAATGGTCTGCCATTGCTTCCATTTGGCCTATGAATCCAGGCACCGGCACACCGTCTATGCAAAGAATGCTGCTTTGGGGGAGTAGGTGTACGTCTAAATCAGCATCTGCTGTGGCGACCACCACCTCCAGAAAGCGTCGAAACGGCATATGACGCTCCAGCCCCATTCGTTGCATCGCAGTCGACAACGTGTCGTTTTCGATCAGCTTGTTGTTATAGGCCGACACCAAGCGATCGAAGGGGTTGCGCACGAAGCTGAAGCAGAAGTGGCTGCTACGTCGTTGCATAGCCTCCATCGCGTCGACCATCGTGGTTTCGCCATGAGTTCCCTTGCGCCAGAGGGCATCGGCGGTGGTGCGGTAGCCCTCCTCTGGCGGTTGATCAAGCAGTCGGGTAAGCGCGGCCTTAACTGACGAATTGGCCACCTTGGGCACCCGCCCATAAATCAGCGGCAATTGTTGGAAAAGGATGAAGTGCTCATCCACTGCCGCCGGCATCGCAGGGTTGGCGGCCGTCATGCTGCTACCAAATTGGGACCTACAGCTAGTTGATGCTGTTCCAGTCTCTCTAGGGCCAGCCAAGCCCCTTCCCCATTGTTTTTGTGTCCCTGCCAGATTTCCGGAATGAAGGAGGCTGTCGGAGCCATCTGGCGCAGCAGATTAAAAACATTTGCCCAGTCGATATCACCCTCATCTATTTGCAGGCCCTCTCCATCTACTCCGCTGGAGTCGGCTAGGTGCAAGTGAGCTGTTAGAGGCAGAATTCGCTCTAGGAAACTGGAGAAGGGCTGGTGTAGATGGTTGCAGGCAAGCTTGGAATGGGAAACATCCAGGCATACCCTTAGACCATGATTTCGGCAGAAGCTTTCGATGCAATCCGCATCGACAAATAGGTTGTGATATCGCTGGCCGCCGAAGTGCCAGGGAAACGGTGGCATGGTTTGGGGAATGATCTCCACTCCGTCGCAGTGCAATTCGCGCAGACTGGTCGCTAGTTTGTCTAGGAGCGGCAGTCTTTCCTGGCTGCTGAGATGGCGGTTCGCAGAGAAGCCCCCCACATTTGTCACCAGCAATACTTCGCCTGGGCACTCAAAGCGTTTACTCAGCCGGGCGGAGAGGTCGAGCACCCGCTGCAGTTCCGTCACTGAATGGCGTCGATAGTCTTCGTCTTGGCTGCAAAGGTCGAGGGTGTGGTCACCGGTGAATAGCTCAGGTGCGTGTATCACCAACCCCATTGGCACCCGTTTTGGTAGCACTGCGTCGATATCTACCTCCACATCTTTGTAGCTGAGATGTATTTCCACGAGGTCAAGGTTGCTGGCACCTTGGAACGCTTCGAGGTCGTGGTACCTCACTGGCACACCAAAGGGATTAGCGAAGCTGTAGGGCCTCGGGGTGGCTGCCGCGCGTTTCAGGTCGGATTCGAAGAAGCATTCGCCCTCGGCTTTATCACTGCTGATGCTCTGGCCTATTAGGTCGTTGAGCCGATAGGGCTGCAGTCCCTGTCCCGGACTCTGAATCCGCACCATCTCGCGGCTGATCGGAGTACCAGCTGCGATCGGACAGGCAGCCACCAGGCTCTTAGCCAGTACCTCCCGATTCATCAGCTCGCCCTGGCTGATGCTGCGGGGGGATTCCGAGCCCATCGACTCCTCCACCGCCCGAATCCCAGCCACCATGGCCGTGAACTCCTCGGGCAGCAGACTCACTTTGTGGTCGTTGCCCTCCATCCCTTGGTCGAGGGTGATGTGCTTTTCGATCACTGCCGCCCCGAGAGATACGGCTGCGATTGGTACGGCAAAACCCCGCTCGTGGCCCGAGTACCCCACCGGCGCCTCAGCCAGCTCCGCTAGCCGCCGCAGATAGCGCAGGTTGACATCTTTGAAAGGGGTGGGATAGGTCGAGTTGCAGTGCAGCAGCGCGAAGGCAGCTCCCTGCTGACGCAGGTGACGAATGCCGGCACTGATTTCGAGCTCGGTGGCCATGCCGGTGGAGGCAATCAACGGCTTGCCAGTGGCGGCGATGGCACTGAGCAGATCGTGGTTGGTGAAGTCGGCCGAGGCCACCTTGTATCCCGGCATGCCCCAGCTATCGAGCTTCTCCAGGCTCGTGGTGTCCCAAGGGGTGCAGAGCGGGATCAACCCCTGGCTCAGGGTGTGATCGAAGCAGCGGAACAGGTCATCGTCGCTGAGCTGGAAACGCTCCAGTAGATCCAGGGTGTACTGGGTTCCCAGGTCTGAGGCCATGTC harbors:
- a CDS encoding sulfotransferase family protein — translated: MTAANPAMPAAVDEHFILFQQLPLIYGRVPKVANSSVKAALTRLLDQPPEEGYRTTADALWRKGTHGETTMVDAMEAMQRRSSHFCFSFVRNPFDRLVSAYNNKLIENDTLSTAMQRMGLERHMPFRRFLEVVVATADADLDVHLLPQSSILCIDGVPVPGFIGQMEAMADHWQLLRRRMRQAGLPALGKLPSKNVRRAGETDLTAHFSDENLISLARERYREDVELFYGDHDLYKLARGQLSVTPTPLERITAMLPA
- a CDS encoding N-acetylneuraminate synthase family protein, producing MQSVQIERNFTQFVVFAEDAILTALNKITANKCRLIFVVSEAGILQGVLSDGDFRRWIAASDVIDLNRPVTDAMNPDCVAAAEASAAADLAALFSQKIQVIPLLDDHGRVVAVARGGQRQLLLAGRPIGEGAPSFLIAEIGNNHNGSLEIALQLIDAAATAGADCAKFQMRDMNQLYVNAGDSNDMASDLGTQYTLDLLERFQLSDDDLFRCFDHTLSQGLIPLCTPWDTTSLEKLDSWGMPGYKVASADFTNHDLLSAIAATGKPLIASTGMATELEISAGIRHLRQQGAAFALLHCNSTYPTPFKDVNLRYLRRLAELAEAPVGYSGHERGFAVPIAAVSLGAAVIEKHITLDQGMEGNDHKVSLLPEEFTAMVAGIRAVEESMGSESPRSISQGELMNREVLAKSLVAACPIAAGTPISREMVRIQSPGQGLQPYRLNDLIGQSISSDKAEGECFFESDLKRAAATPRPYSFANPFGVPVRYHDLEAFQGASNLDLVEIHLSYKDVEVDIDAVLPKRVPMGLVIHAPELFTGDHTLDLCSQDEDYRRHSVTELQRVLDLSARLSKRFECPGEVLLVTNVGGFSANRHLSSQERLPLLDKLATSLRELHCDGVEIIPQTMPPFPWHFGGQRYHNLFVDADCIESFCRNHGLRVCLDVSHSKLACNHLHQPFSSFLERILPLTAHLHLADSSGVDGEGLQIDEGDIDWANVFNLLRQMAPTASFIPEIWQGHKNNGEGAWLALERLEQHQLAVGPNLVAA